A single genomic interval of Ictalurus furcatus strain D&B chromosome 20, Billie_1.0, whole genome shotgun sequence harbors:
- the celf5b gene encoding CUGBP Elav-like family member 5 yields the protein MMESITDMFYSVCVSEDRKLFVGMLNKQQTEEDVYRLFEPYGVIEECTVLRGPDGNSKGCAFVKFSTHTEAQSAISGLHGSQTMPGASSSLVVKFADTDKERTIRRMQQMVGQFGIFNPAVALPFSTYSSTYSTYTHALMQQQAAIMAASHGGYLAPSMAFPATQIHQVGAINMNGLPPTPMTPVSGLSSPPANLASSGVPSIVTPIVNGFTGIPTQPNGHPVEAVYANGLPPYSTQSPTAADTLQQAFTGVQQYTG from the exons ATGATGGAAAGCATAACAGACATGTTTTActctgtttgtgtttcagaGGACAGGAAGCTGTTTGTTGGCATGCTGAACAAGCAGCAGACGGAGGAGGATGTGTACCGCCTTTTCGAGCCTTATGGAGTGATTGAAGAGTGCACCGTATTGAGGGGTCCTGATGGAAACAGCAAAG gaTGTGCCTTTGTTAAGTTCTCCACACACACCGAGGCGCAGTCAGCAATCAGTGGCCTCCACGGGAGCCAGACCATGCCG GGAGCATCCTCCAGTCTGGTAGTGAAGTTCGCCGACACTGATAAGGAGAGGACCATCCGCCGCATGCAACAGATGGTCGGCCAGTTTGGCATCTTCAACCCTGCTGTGGCTCTGCCATTCAGCACATACAGCAGCACCTACAGCACCTACACGCATGCT CTGATGCAGCAGCAGGCGGCCATAATGGCTGCGTCTCACGGTGGCTACCTGGCACCCAGCATGGCGTTTCCGGCTACACAGATCCACCAGGTGGGGGCGATCAACATGAACGGCCTGCCACCGACTCCCATGACTCCAGTGTCAG gACTGAGTTCTCCCCCTGCTAACCTGGCATCCTCGGGCGTGCCCAGCATAGTGACACCCATCGTTAATGGCTTCACTGGTATCCCAACGCAGCCCAACGGTCATCCGGTGGAGGCGGTCTACGCCAACGGCCTGCCACCGTACTCCACCCAGAGCCCCACTGCTGCCGACACACTTCAGCAGGCCTTCACTGGCGTCCAACAgtacacag